TGAGTACGCATAAAATTATCAATAGTGGAGCGGAGCTCACAACACATAATTTTCGGTTAAGACTTTGTGGAACACGAGTGACAATGTTTCGATCTGAGGAATTTCTCAGGCAACAAGGTTATCTCGATACATAACTTCACTTAATTCTTAGCAGTTTGTCGTGGCGTAGACATGGAAATCATTCCAACCCTAAATTTATCTATGCAACCGAATCTTGAAAGTTGCTAATGCGTAGCTGATAGCTGATGTATGTACATTGTCAACCTCTCTCCAAATTTTTAGTTTGACGAGTTGGAAGCTATGGACCCTGAAGGTGCTATTTTATGTGACGATACAAAGTTAAACCAATTGTCTCTCTTGCAACCAAACAGGCTAACAAAAGAACGTATTATAAGACAGAGTAGGCACATAAACAACGTAGCACGTTCTCTGGCTGATTAAGGGGATGATGATTCAAGGAATCGCCGTATCAAGATATGGAAAAGCCATCTTAAACTCGGCATCAACTAAGTTTTTTGTGGGTTTTGTTAGGATCCATCATTCCATTTGTTCCACATGCATTCATATTCCACATTTTCCATTCCACTCGACTATCTTTACGTTTCTCCTGTTGAGCACGTAAAAACTTCTTTTAAATTAAGTTTATCAAGCGACAGTGAAGCCGATGTCGATGCTCAGAGTAAAATAACACAGAAAATCACTTCCTCATTCATTAATGAGAAAGAAGCCGACCCGGAAAAGGTTTATTAAGTCTGATCTGTTGTCTAACTTTAAGAAAACTTTGATTCTTTAGAATATACTCTGGTCGAGTCTCTGAATAGTCTCGGATGGAATCTCTAGCAGTGTGTACTTCTCATTGCCATTGACTTTGTTTAAAGGTTAATTTAATGTTAGAAAATGTTTAACtcgattttgaaattgttttgcaaTAAATGGTAGACGAACAATTCGTGTCCGTGTGCCAGGAAAAATGTTTCTCAAATTAGGTGATTTAGATTAATCTACGCTAAAACACTACCGATCACTACTAAACTCTGTATGTTTAACACTTTACCGTGATTCATTTCTCAAATAGATTGTTCCCGGAGGTGCAGTTGGAGGTCTTTTATCTTTTATCATACGTGCCAGTGGTGCAATAGATCCCCGTCTGAACATTGGTGGAAATTCGGTGGTTGTTGTGGAAATCACTTTTAAGTCAGTTTCTTGAAAGGATACTGCAGTTGAAATTCAGAACATCGACCGAAAATTGACAAACAATTAGGCAAAACgaagtgaaatgttaaatGTTCTAAATATACCCGACTTTCCACATCGTCTCAACAACTGGGGCTGAGTAATTGTGATAGAGTCTGACTTTCTGGGGGAAACATATTCCTCTAATTCAGACTCACTTTCGCTCGAACTAAATAAAGACACCAGAGTAATGACATCACATCCACCAAATGCGGATCGTATTCTCGTTGAAGGAAcatttaattgtttattttggcATTTAGGCTTTCTCGCTGCGTCGTCGTCATCCaattcatcattttcaaaGAAGTTATCTGCTTTCGACTCCTGATAAGTTTTACCAGATTTTCTCTGTTTTCCTCGTCGCTTGGATGTCTTTGTGACATCTTCGGTGGGTCGTACTGGCGCTGATCTCGCCCGAATCAAGGGACGTCGAGTCGTTTTTGTAGTTTGTATAGGTTTTCCTTGAAACTGCGCCTGTCTGGGCTCAGTACTTTCGAGGAGTGTTGGTGCATCACTGTCGTTGTATTGAGAAGTCTCACATTTCTaattgcaaaacaaaaaatggaacGTGAACGTCGTATTTTTGAGggaaaagataaaattgacaatttggTCCTACAGAATGTGAATTGTAGGTCTCCTTCTCGCTTTCCGATTCAACGGTGTcggaattgttttttattgtgtgATTTAGGAAGATGTTCAAATTGACACGCTCGTCTCTTCTGTACGTTATACTCTTTTGACGATCCCGACCCTTTacactaaaaatatttaagtcAAGTGGTTAATGCAATTGTCCAGCTAGAGTTGTGGTTTGGAGAATATTTTGAAGCAACACCCACAAGTTAAGGTATTTTACTCACTGCACCCCTGGAAATGAGTCAATACTTCGCTGACGTGAGCCTTTTCGGAGGGTTTAGTAAGTGAAAtaacttacgtaattgtttgaaactttgtattttgcctTGTGGTAATAGCCTTCGACTGTAACGCTCACACCCGGCAAAATCCACTAATATCGCCGTAGGTAAAACTTAGAACTCTAGCGAGCAAATTCTTAGAACTCTTAGATATTACCAATGCACCGATTCCATGGAataatagtaggttacattggatgcttcGAAAGTAATTTGTGATAAAAACAAGCTCACAAGTGTGTCTGGCTTCGATAACTGTCTTTTAGAtaagtgtagagtttgtatGTCCGAGCCGAAGACGAGGTGTGTAATTACACTTGTCGAGAACATAGCTACCGAAGGAAGCTGCTCCAAAACTCAAGAGTGAAGCATCCAATGTACCCAATGAAATCAACAAAGGAATTCACCAAAGGTGgactgaaatagttatttgtgtatcacttcgttcgggctacaactcgcgaaattgcataaaaacaatcgtccaaaacagatactcaaaaaaaatttcatgtaaggggtcgaaaacctgagaaaaatatcgaaactccctcattttcggcctcgacacatgaaaatatttttcatgcaatGGATCGTTTTGGTAGGTTGTAAACTGCTTTGTAATGATCAGCTTTCGCATGTGGCTGACGATAAAGTAAATTACAGGATATCGATCAGCTAAGATCATCAGAGTGAATGCCTAAGTAGACATTTATGAATAATGATTTCACCAAGCTTTTATAAGTTCCCTTATGTTCTCATGTACAGTGAGTATTGAAAGTCAAGTAAGTTTTTGTTGACATGCCGTGCCATCATCTATTTATATGTTAAAGTAGGTACTTTAAATGCAACCCAATAAAACTATTATATTCGAATATGATGTGGATCGAAATTGAATTATATTGTCTCAGGGAATGTGAAGTTGAACTTAGCaagaaaaagtaattttttttgtatataaattTAACCTTCCTAACGGCTATGTCAATACTTcttttgaattcaaattttcgtttaactCGTATTCACGTTCtcaattcttttcttttttttgcggTTTTAAATAGCAAGTCGAACTTGGAACCAATAATTGTTTCAGCTTTGCTTTTATCGAATATCATGACTTTGTgcacataaaaataatttacatattttcatCGTAAGTACTGATGGTTAggaatgattttattatttacttcGGCTTTGTCGTACCACACCGGCAATATTTATGGTATTGCGTCTCTATTATATACAATATTCTGTACACATTTCGTAATATTCTTAAATAAACTGATCATCAATACTCTACCTATCCCGggtgaaataaaaatctcaaagttttgaattaaatagTCATTTGGCCTCAAATATATTATATCGTCTTTTAGGactattcacgccgtaagtgtgcctaaaatttgaatttcaagtgaaagagtcgatgaaaaagtcaaccgaaaaatacatttcgaCGCTACAAggaaaatgacgctgcgttagaaatacttgcgtgagaaagattttgaatttcgaccgcacttacggcgtgaattcgcacggtggggctgaacgaacaTTAAATAAACGTGTCGACTTCCAtctcggttcttttcatagctgagttaggggaggcgtgtactatccaacggcacatgttgcaggcgcaaccgctgagccgtttctgagaactaggaatatcgtcgcctggctccgcggaagttgctggaccagtgtttgaatcggtagagggataaattctaagaacaaccatgtaaaaattattgctctcggtCATTTGGTCTCAGAGGAACAGAAgctgaaagtcgaaaattccacctcttcAAGGAGTGATGCCTCCTCGACGAAGTTCCCGGTCCAGCTTTTTAATAGCGTTTCTAGACTAGAGTAATGTGCTCTTtcgaataacaataaaaaaaatttgaaagtggtctcttttggtacattttcagaaaagtcacCCTTttgctaccctcggtgaactttggctaCTCCCATACCTTGCCGGTTGGAATATTTCAACACAACATGCCTTGGTCAAGTTAGCCTgaagtctaagctttccaatgataaCCAATTAGCCATGTATGATGCTCAACAAGAACTATTTAtgataaagattttgcatcgaggTCGGGCTACTAGCAAATTCACGCCGCAAGTGCGgtagaaattcaaaatggaaagtgcgaaggtctttctaacgtagcgtcattttcatacaatgaagcgttgaaatgtattttttggttcactttttcatcgaaattcaaatttttggcaCACTTACGGCTTGAATTTAGGGTCatggaaaacgaaatttacaaatattacaaattaTTGTCTTTGAGCTATTCTAATCGACTTACGTGAGTTATCCGTCGTATTATATCTGCTTATTTTGCCATAACAAACATAAGaatagaaatttcgttttcaatgaccctaaatttgctagtagcccgacctcgatgcaaaatctttatcaTAAACAGTTCTTGCTGAGAATCATATATGGCATAtttggtatcattggaaagaTAGGACTTCAGGCTAACTTTTAAAAGGTATgttgtgttgaaatatttcaacCGGCAAGGTATGGAAGCAGCCAcagttcaccgagggtaggAAAAAAGTGacttctctgaaaatgtaccaaaagagaccactttcaaaaaaaatttattgccatTCGAAAGAGCACATTAACTTTGTCTAGAAACGCTATTAAAGTGCTGGATCGGGAACTTCGTCGAGGAGGCATCACTCCTTgaagaggtggaattttcgaatttcagaTTCTATTGCTCTGTGACCAAATGaccgagagcaataatttttacatggttgttcttagaatttgtccccctaccgattccagtttcaaacactggtccagcaacttccgcggagccaggcgacgatattcctagttctcagaaacggctcagcggttgcgcctgcaacatgtgccgttggatagtacacgcctcccctaactcagctatgaaaagaaccgagatggaagtcgacacgtttatttaaagttcgttcagccccaccgtgcgAATTCGGCTAAGTTTATCGAACTTTtaggattttattttcacccgGGATATTTTGTCACCCGGGAAagtgaaaatgaattgaaaatttagacgACATTTTTATAGAGAAAAGGCATCAAAAGTAGGAAACGGAGTTCAAATAGAGTATAAGTTCAAATTTCTAATGGAACAATTTTCAGCCCGGTTTTTCAACTTTTGTATGGACTTAAAAAAATCGCTTACACAACTGCCCTGAGAACCGTTTCGTATGCATTAAGGTGATGAAAATCGTGAGTTTGTTAATTTGTGATTGAATGTGAATGTATATCATCTGTAATTGAGAACAGAGACAGCATGCACAATAATTGAGTCATAgcaatgcacttcaagcatgagtgatactCCAAGCAGAGtgctgaaactggacagtgtatcgaacaaactttggaaattttttcatacaaaaaagtactctatttggcagctgtcatttaaagtcacttttgcttgaagtgagCCGGTTGTACCAAACCGCAAAATTACATACTAaaccaaatgaaataaaagatttcatttcactttgtttaaaatgtttagATGAAAACAAGTAATACATTCACATGATACGCTTGCCGGATGTGAAAGGATTTCCAGACAGCTATTGAACCAAAATATTTACGGATCAATGGAGAAATATTTGTTAGAGTATGCTCTATcctaaattttcaatggatcATTTGACTGAAAACGAATTTCGACTTAATTGTTCAATTTTAGGTAAAattaaacagcctcgatgaagcgggttctcggtgtgtttgggactaaacctaccttgcccgtttctattttatatactcattgaagagtataacctgaagtgaatctcGGTGTGTTTGGTACTAAACCTACCTTGCCTCATGGATCAgcgagttatgattcacttcaggttatactcttcaatgagtatatagaagagaaacgggcaaggtaggtttagtcccaaacacaccgagaCACACCGAGAAACACACCgacccgcttcatcgaggctgtttaggtaaaatgttttaagctccttttacattttaacaatgaaaatagGAAGGAACTCGCATTGTTTGATCGTAGATTGAGAGCTCTGAGAACTTTATTCGTCTTTTTTGACCATTCCTCAAGCATCCctataaattgttttattgtgTTTTCAATGCAAGTGGGGCTGAACGAATCacgtttttttcataaatgagTTAGAGGACGTCGACCAGTTTTATCGAAAATCTCTGAGCTGTTTCTAAGAACCACACCAGCGTCAGCCAGGGCTTGTAAAGCAGATTTAATTCTTTCATTGGAAttggtagagggacaaattctaagatttttgcagtttaaaaatttttgctctCGATAATTTCTTCATGGAGCAATAGCAGctgaaattcacaaaattttacaatgatCAAAAGCTGTCGAATAACCCTTTCGaatagcaataaaaattgagtgttacattttcagactACTATCAAATGCATTATCAAAGACTCTTGAAAAAGACAACTCCAATCTATCAATAAACTAACAGCAAACTCGAGACTGCTGACGAACAGATTTATTTTATAACTGAGTTAAACAaagattaattaattaatcttTTTGGGAAATGGCAGCTCTTCCGACTAAACTGAACCATTTTCTCTCACTTATCACAATTTTCCACTTATTTTGTTATAAACGGCAAGCGTATCACTGGTATCACAATATGATCAATAAAAGCCTGTTACTTTCGTTCCAGGGTAGAAATAGAATCATCAACGTGTAAATGAGTAGTGAGGTCATATTCAATTGTGTTTTGAGGAGGAAAGTTGCTCATTTCGACACTTTGAGGATTTCTTTTGCACTAGggatcttgtacttcatttggcttaacattttgatatttaaagAGAACACCACCGAGATATCATTGCTAATGTTGCCGTCATAGCTGTCCAATGATTTCTTTGGACTTTTTCATTTAACTCAAATTTAGGGAATGGTCAATTTATCCCGAAGATATATTCAACAACGGCATTGACGACGGTTCCAAAAACATTTCCATAATTTGTAATAAATgcaaacaattacaaaaatttcaaattgaaacatACTCAAATTTGTTGGTTGCCGACCGGTctgtttgatttttaattcCGAATATGCTCAAACTTTTGAAATTACTGTCCGTACAGTCACTCAGCACCGATtgacaattattattattattcaaattggTTGGTTTATCGTTGAAACGATGATTCAAATTTGGTACATCGATGGAAAATTGCTTCTGCAGCGGAATACGCCTGCCGCCTTTTataaaatctgaatttttagTGGAATTTTCAACACAAGAATTCTGTTTCTTTATCGGAAACGCTGCGAATTTTCGCGACATTATTCGTGGTCGTGTTTCCGTTcgattttgaaatgaattgtaCAACAATCGACAGTGACACACATTTAAAAGCTTTTGTGgagcaaataaacaaaatgtgaaTGTTGAACGAACGATGACCTCTTACAAACTGATTGTTAACTGAAACTTGCGCAAAATCTGATTGTCAAAATGTATAAAGCATTTATAGCAAATTCAATCCATTTTGGTTCGTAAACATTGCGTCCCTATATCGAAAACAGTTCAATAGAGATATATAGATTATACACATTATAGTTTGTAATCAAAGTTCCATAGTTACTCGTAAAGAAGCAATAACACCATTGAATGGCTTTACTTGCTTATTCATGCCTTTTTCGGTTGTGGATCGTAACTAACGTTTCCAGCAAAACTTTCTCGGAATTCAGTGAATGAAGAATGTAGGTGGAAAACCATTCATTcggaaagttttaattttaaagtgGTGGGTGCAAGGTGCAAGACGATACCACTTAACTCAATGAACGTATGAGTTCTCGGAATTGAATAaaccgtattttccgagtagGGGTCGTTACctaactttcatttttattttacagttttcatttattcaacaTTTATTACCATCGAAAGTAGCGAACACGATGTAACAGTCTTTCAAAGATCTAAATGCTTTGAACAGATCTCATTGCTATTATCTTTCAAGCTTTCTTCGACTGATTcaggataaaaatgaaaagtcatgttttagtgtgtttattgacatcagcttcgcctcggtgttacaaaattctcaaaaactcgaattttcaacgttttatcccttgttatacTTTCTGAGACTTTCTGAGTGGTAAGACATTATGTATCAGCTCGGCGAGGAAGTTTGGATTTATCTTTGCAATGACACATAAGAAATTATGCATATGTGTCCAAAACGATGTGCTAAGGCGAGTCAACATCTCGTATGTTATACATATCCTcgaaaaatacaaacaaaacaatatttactAACACTCGTTCACTGCGTTCACTCGTTGTAAGTATTGTTTGTTTGCATTCTTCTCGGTATATGTATAACATACTCAAAAATGACTCTCCTTATCACATCGTGTTATAATGTACTATTTGACAATCACCAACTCGTCATAATAAACATTTGTCATAATATTTATCAGAAGACAAGTGatgaaaagatgaaatgtagagttttcgtatgaagtttgttgatccgaggcgaagttgagttaaataataatacgaaaacgagacttttaaatctttttatcCTTCGGcatgtaatggattttgcaTGAACATGCTGAaagcgtcgaaagtagtgcatgaaacaaaaaagtacggttttcaacgcatgtagcatgttaCTATTACAAAACAAGTGACAACATGCACAGAGGTGGTGAGGAGCATAAGAAAACCCTAAACGatctgaaaaagtgaaaacttAAGCTAACAGCTGGCCGAATTTTTGATCTAAATTAATAGTATCGACGCACTCCAAGAAGGAGTGCGTTGATAGTATGGAAGTGAGG
This DNA window, taken from Bradysia coprophila strain Holo2 unplaced genomic scaffold, BU_Bcop_v1 contig_151, whole genome shotgun sequence, encodes the following:
- the LOC119074484 gene encoding uncharacterized protein LOC119074484, with protein sequence MSRKFAAFPIKKQNSCVENSTKNSDFIKGGRRIPLQKQFSIDVPNLNHRFNDKPTNLNNNNNCQSVLSDCTDSNFKSLSIFGIKNQTDRSATNKFDVKGRDRQKSITYRRDERVNLNIFLNHTIKNNSDTVESESEKETYNSHSKCETSQYNDSDAPTLLESTEPRQAQFQGKPIQTTKTTRRPLIRARSAPVRPTEDVTKTSKRRGKQRKSGKTYQESKADNFFENDELDDDDAARKPKCQNKQLNVPSTRIRSAFGGCDVITLVSLFSSSESESELEEYVSPRKSDSITITQPQLLRRCGKSVSFQETDLKVISTTTTEFPPMFRRGSIAPLARMIKDKRPPTAPPGTIYLRNESRTSDEMENAERDADVKPAPVQKKKSEEKDVVEDYPEHCDTQKERDCWKLFKKMLGNGVTVNYDTILRGMLTPTELRTVMGKRVELNQENEQNENLPV